In a genomic window of Balaenoptera ricei isolate mBalRic1 chromosome 3, mBalRic1.hap2, whole genome shotgun sequence:
- the TEKTL1 gene encoding tektin-like protein 1, which yields MPVLIPPVEHSQDTRVGPPAWREATKALTQKAHQLTDRCGQEAVTMWQPKDSVRDPHVARHLCRAAYILPWRFRVEMLKGGSTMEKPPPGEGVTLWKGKMKPPAWHARLPLPIHRDARALQTAEVVHAHARGARLTAARLSRAQHQINGQLRLLQRQREATDHRLSEVRKALLINQQSVKLRGYRPKSEKIPDKADRMLTWEKEELKRMKRKMEKDMEKSEALLKVGNTWGHFKGAAGGPLAT from the exons ATGCCCGTGTTGATACCCCCGGTTGAGCACAGCCAGGACACGCGTGTTGGGCCTCCAGCATGGCGCGAGGCGACCAAGGCCTTGACACAGAAGGCGCACCAGCTGACCGACCGCTGTGGGCAAGAGGCGGTGACCATGTGGCAACCCAAGGACAGCGTGCGGGACCCACACGTGGCGCGCCACCTCTGCCGGGCCGCCTACATCCTGCCCTGGCGCTTCCGCGTGGAGATGCTCAAAGGTGGCAGCACCATGGAGAAGCCACCGCCGGGTGAGGGCGTTACGTTGTGGAAGGGCAAGATGAAGCCGCCTGCCTGGCACGCGCGCCTGCCGCTGCCCATACACCGCGACGCGCGGGCCCTGCAGACGGCCGAGGTGGTGCACGCGCACGCTCGTGGGGCGCGCCTCACTGCCGCCCGCCTCAGCCGCGCCCAGCACCAGATCAATGGGCAGCTGCGGTTGCTGCAGCGCCAGCGGGAGGCTACCGACCACAGGCTCAGCGAAGTGCGCAAGGCACTGCTTATTAACCAGCAGAGCGTCAAGCTGCGGGGCTACCGGCCCAAGTCTGAGAAG ATCCCTGACAAAGCTGACAGGATGCTTACCTGGGAGAAAGAGGAACTAAAGAGAATGAagaggaagatggagaaagatatgGAAAAATCAGAGGCCCTGCTCAAGGTTGGGAATACCTGGGGCCACTTTAAGGGAGCTGCAGGGGGACCCTTGGCCACCTAA